One Gemmatimonadota bacterium genomic window carries:
- a CDS encoding YdeI/OmpD-associated family protein has protein sequence MKTGPIAGQHLSFHAVLENWAEGMNYCAVAVPAAITAALGTAGPVLVLAQVNESEPFQVSLFPVGGGQHYLRIKAKVRQETKSTTGDRIRVRVTVLDRAHVELPDDLRRALVADEVLEAFLSLPPGKQQYIIRRIDDAVKAPTRVRRIQEAVTIAQQRREQRIDAEAAG, from the coding sequence ATGAAGACGGGCCCGATCGCCGGACAGCACCTATCGTTCCATGCCGTGCTTGAGAACTGGGCGGAAGGGATGAACTATTGCGCCGTCGCCGTGCCCGCCGCCATCACCGCCGCGTTGGGCACTGCGGGCCCGGTCCTGGTGCTGGCGCAAGTGAACGAATCGGAGCCGTTCCAGGTGAGTCTCTTCCCGGTCGGGGGTGGCCAGCACTACCTACGCATCAAGGCGAAGGTGCGGCAGGAAACGAAGAGCACGACCGGGGATCGCATCCGGGTGCGCGTCACCGTGCTGGATCGTGCGCACGTCGAGCTTCCCGACGATCTGCGGCGCGCGCTGGTCGCCGACGAGGTGCTCGAGGCCTTCCTGTCGCTACCGCCCGGCAAACAGCAGTACATCATTCGCCGGATCGACGACGCGGTCAAAGCGCCGACGCGCGTACGGCGAATCCAAGAAGCCGTAACCATCGCGCAGCAACGTCGAGAGCAACGCATCGACGCCGAGGCGGCGGGGTGA
- a CDS encoding TMEM175 family protein yields the protein MGRNRLEAFSDGVIAIIITIMALEMKVPHGDDLASLRPMIPVFVSYVLSFTFVGIYWNNHHHLFHAIQKVNGPILWANMHLLFWLSLIPFVTGWMGENQFHTVPVALYGVVLLMAGGAYFNLARVLVKYHGNDSVLAKAIGSDFKGKVSLVAYVAAVPLAFVNEWLSMGIYFTVALMWLIPDRRIESILRN from the coding sequence TTGGGACGAAACCGGCTTGAAGCATTTAGCGATGGCGTGATCGCCATTATCATCACCATCATGGCTCTCGAGATGAAGGTTCCCCACGGAGACGACCTCGCTTCTCTTCGGCCGATGATTCCCGTATTCGTCAGCTACGTGCTCAGCTTCACATTCGTCGGTATCTACTGGAACAATCACCACCACCTCTTCCATGCAATTCAGAAAGTGAATGGCCCCATTCTGTGGGCGAACATGCATCTGTTATTCTGGCTATCATTGATCCCGTTCGTCACTGGCTGGATGGGCGAGAACCAGTTTCACACGGTGCCGGTCGCGCTCTACGGGGTTGTACTACTCATGGCAGGCGGCGCCTATTTTAACCTCGCGCGCGTGCTCGTGAAGTACCATGGCAATGACTCCGTATTGGCCAAAGCCATCGGCAGTGATTTCAAGGGAAAGGTTTCTCTCGTGGCGTATGTCGCCGCAGTTCCCCTAGCCTTCGTTAACGAATGGCTTTCCATGGGTATCTATTTCACAGTGGCCCTCATGTGGCTCATACCAGACCGACGCATCGAGTCGATTCTCAGGAACTAA
- the nadS gene encoding NadS family protein: MKQDAFEELVSSVRQAGRIRRGDARASRRFTYRAADVAAIRERLSKSQSEFAQMIGVSIATLQNWEQGRRVPNGPALALLRVVAANPRLVERALAPQSKRGAA; encoded by the coding sequence ATGAAACAGGATGCATTCGAAGAGCTGGTCAGTAGCGTGCGGCAAGCCGGGCGCATTCGCCGCGGTGATGCGCGCGCATCGCGGCGATTTACGTACCGCGCCGCCGATGTGGCGGCGATCCGCGAGCGCCTGAGCAAGTCGCAAAGTGAGTTTGCGCAGATGATCGGCGTCAGCATCGCCACGCTCCAGAACTGGGAGCAGGGCCGGCGCGTACCCAACGGACCGGCCTTAGCGTTGCTGCGCGTCGTAGCAGCAAATCCGCGCCTAGTGGAACGTGCGCTAGCCCCGCAGTCAAAGCGCGGCGCGGCATAA
- a CDS encoding type II toxin-antitoxin system RelE/ParE family toxin — translation MIVSYRDADTEALALGQRVGRFVNIETVARRKLRQLQIAGRISDLRVPPGNRLEALKGTRAGQHSIRVNDQYRVCFRWTAAGAEDVEIVDYH, via the coding sequence ATGATCGTTTCGTACCGCGATGCCGATACGGAGGCGCTGGCGCTCGGGCAACGCGTCGGGCGGTTCGTCAACATCGAGACCGTCGCGCGCCGCAAGCTCCGCCAGTTGCAGATCGCCGGCCGGATCAGTGATCTCCGCGTCCCCCCAGGCAACCGATTGGAGGCGCTCAAAGGGACCCGCGCGGGACAACATTCGATACGCGTGAACGATCAGTACCGCGTGTGCTTTCGCTGGACGGCAGCGGGCGCGGAAGATGTCGAAATCGTGGACTATCACTGA
- a CDS encoding tetratricopeptide repeat protein yields the protein MPGNLMKRCISLVIIGMLAIPALLTAQAGSESFKQGMAALQANDGDAAVKAFEKAIAASDKTAEYHLGLARALGVVAQKANVLRQPLLARRCKAEFERTVQLDPSNISAREGMLQFYMIAPSVMGGSMEKAHEQAEAIFKINRLRGHIARGNIANREKDLVAVEREFRAAWTAFPDSAPAATSLAGFLANNRRADEALAVMDKFVSNQKDNLTGLFWFGRVATAAGKQLDRGEQALRRVLASSAIGVDGNPAPVAVNFRLGELLAKKGDKAGARQAYEAALRLNPNLEQVKKALKEL from the coding sequence GTGCCTGGTAATCTCATGAAGCGTTGCATCAGCCTTGTCATCATCGGCATGCTTGCTATTCCAGCACTCCTGACGGCGCAGGCGGGGAGTGAATCATTCAAGCAGGGGATGGCCGCCCTGCAGGCCAACGATGGTGATGCGGCTGTGAAGGCCTTCGAGAAGGCGATTGCCGCCTCCGACAAGACCGCCGAGTACCATCTTGGCCTCGCGCGAGCACTCGGGGTGGTCGCGCAGAAAGCCAATGTGCTTCGTCAGCCGCTTCTCGCGCGTCGATGCAAGGCGGAGTTCGAGCGTACGGTACAACTCGATCCTTCGAACATTTCCGCGCGCGAGGGGATGCTGCAGTTCTATATGATCGCACCGTCTGTGATGGGTGGGAGCATGGAGAAGGCACACGAACAGGCGGAGGCGATATTCAAGATCAATCGCCTGCGCGGACATATCGCGCGTGGCAATATCGCGAATCGCGAAAAGGATCTGGTCGCCGTGGAGCGGGAGTTCCGTGCGGCGTGGACCGCGTTCCCAGACAGCGCCCCCGCTGCCACGAGCCTCGCGGGGTTTCTTGCGAACAATCGTCGCGCCGACGAAGCGCTCGCGGTGATGGACAAGTTTGTGTCCAACCAGAAGGACAACCTCACCGGACTTTTCTGGTTTGGGCGTGTGGCCACGGCCGCTGGAAAACAGCTCGACCGCGGCGAGCAGGCACTCCGCCGCGTGCTGGCGTCGAGCGCAATCGGCGTGGACGGGAATCCCGCTCCGGTCGCCGTGAACTTCCGACTCGGGGAACTCCTCGCGAAGAAGGGTGACAAGGCTGGCGCGCGTCAGGCCTATGAAGCGGCCCTTCGGTTGAATCCCAACCTCGAGCAGGTCAAGAAGGCGTTAAAAGAGCTGTAG
- a CDS encoding class I SAM-dependent methyltransferase, translating into MSRAEHWEHVYRTKGAVQVSWFQAEARLSKQLIEALSPDRHAAIVDIGAGASTLVDALSTAGYDALTVLDLSAAALEIARARLGPRASTVQWMAADVLDATLPAQGFDVWHDRAVFHFLTTEQDRSRYVQQVQRAVRPGGLVIVATFVEDGPTRCSGLDVARYSPAQLHAAFGRPFALIESHRELHTTPSGATQAFTYCACRVQPSEHPRAAA; encoded by the coding sequence ATGTCTCGCGCTGAGCATTGGGAGCACGTCTACCGCACGAAAGGCGCCGTGCAGGTGAGCTGGTTCCAGGCGGAGGCTCGCCTCTCCAAGCAGCTCATCGAGGCGCTGAGCCCTGATCGGCACGCCGCCATCGTCGATATTGGTGCTGGCGCGTCAACACTGGTGGACGCGCTCTCGACTGCCGGATACGACGCGCTCACGGTGCTTGACCTGTCGGCAGCAGCGCTTGAGATCGCCCGCGCTCGGCTTGGTCCGAGGGCGTCCACCGTGCAGTGGATGGCAGCGGACGTCCTCGATGCCACGCTGCCCGCGCAAGGATTCGACGTCTGGCACGATCGCGCCGTGTTTCACTTCCTCACCACGGAGCAGGACCGGAGTCGCTATGTGCAGCAAGTGCAGCGCGCGGTGCGTCCTGGTGGGCTCGTGATCGTCGCGACGTTTGTGGAAGACGGACCGACGCGCTGCAGCGGGCTCGACGTCGCGCGCTACTCGCCGGCGCAGTTGCATGCGGCGTTCGGGCGGCCATTCGCCCTGATCGAAAGTCACCGCGAGTTGCACACCACGCCGAGCGGTGCAACTCAGGCCTTCACCTACTGCGCCTGTCGAGTCCAGCCAAGCGAGCATCCGCGCGCCGCGGCATAA
- a CDS encoding type II toxin-antitoxin system RelE/ParE family toxin, whose protein sequence is MIKTFADRRTEALFVTGRASRVPADLARRALRKLESVHVAARLDDLRVPPGNRLHALKGDRKGQHAIAVNDQWRICFRFVEGEAHDVEFCDYH, encoded by the coding sequence GTGATCAAGACCTTTGCCGACCGCCGTACCGAGGCGCTCTTCGTCACCGGCCGGGCGAGTCGTGTCCCTGCGGACCTTGCGCGGCGCGCGCTGCGGAAGCTCGAGTCCGTGCACGTCGCCGCGCGCCTTGACGACCTTCGAGTGCCGCCCGGCAATCGACTCCATGCATTGAAAGGGGACCGAAAAGGCCAGCACGCGATCGCCGTCAACGATCAATGGCGGATCTGTTTCCGCTTTGTTGAGGGTGAGGCGCACGACGTCGAGTTCTGCGATTACCACTAA
- a CDS encoding HigA family addiction module antitoxin, whose protein sequence is MAHLKPVTPGELLREEFLVPMGLTQYRVAKEIGVPAQRLGEIVAGRRAITADTDLRLCRFFGLSNGYWLRAQVEHDTEVAARALAGKLRRIKPWVGSAA, encoded by the coding sequence ATGGCACATCTCAAGCCAGTGACCCCCGGCGAACTGCTGCGCGAGGAGTTCCTCGTGCCGATGGGATTGACGCAGTATCGCGTGGCGAAGGAGATCGGCGTACCGGCGCAGCGCCTCGGTGAGATCGTCGCCGGTCGACGCGCGATCACCGCGGATACGGACTTGCGCCTGTGCCGGTTCTTCGGCTTGTCCAACGGCTACTGGCTGCGAGCGCAGGTGGAGCACGACACCGAGGTGGCGGCGCGGGCACTCGCGGGGAAACTACGCCGCATCAAGCCATGGGTCGGCAGCGCGGCGTAG
- a CDS encoding alpha/beta hydrolase-fold protein, with the protein MKIRKIVIGTVLAIVSLSVVSVLIVVASIAVLDRTNGTIVSSGQKREYLLYVPSSYDRAKATSLVISMHGAAVWPAHQMNASRWNRLAESHGFIVVYPAGLHEGPRIWHVERGAGLMRDVRFISELIDTLEAAYNIDPTRIYANGFSNGGGMAFVLSCTLSDRIAAVGMAAAAQTLPWSWCTDRRPVPIIAFHGTADPIVPYNGGLASSMFAPTRFAPNPEPYPSIPGWAENWARRNRCGMTPVDAAVAVDVTRRVYTHCADDAAVVLYTVQGGGHQWPGGKPMPTWMVGPASDAIDATTQMWAFFGEHRLREAPKAAWRK; encoded by the coding sequence ATGAAGATCAGGAAGATTGTCATCGGGACAGTGCTAGCTATTGTCAGCCTGTCGGTTGTGTCGGTCCTGATTGTCGTAGCGTCCATAGCCGTTTTGGATCGAACCAATGGCACGATCGTCTCCTCGGGTCAGAAGCGCGAGTACCTGCTCTATGTCCCAAGCAGCTACGACCGTGCCAAGGCGACGTCGCTTGTCATCAGCATGCACGGCGCGGCCGTGTGGCCGGCCCACCAAATGAACGCGAGCCGGTGGAACCGGCTGGCCGAGAGCCATGGGTTCATCGTCGTCTACCCGGCAGGACTCCACGAGGGGCCCAGAATCTGGCACGTGGAGCGCGGAGCTGGTCTCATGAGGGACGTCCGATTCATCTCGGAGTTGATCGACACGCTCGAAGCAGCCTACAACATCGATCCGACCAGGATCTATGCAAACGGGTTCTCCAATGGCGGGGGCATGGCGTTTGTGCTCTCCTGCACGCTGTCCGATCGGATCGCGGCTGTCGGGATGGCGGCGGCGGCTCAAACCCTGCCGTGGAGCTGGTGTACGGATCGTAGGCCAGTGCCGATCATAGCGTTTCATGGAACCGCCGATCCGATTGTTCCATACAACGGCGGTCTTGCGTCGTCCATGTTCGCACCGACCAGGTTCGCGCCGAACCCCGAGCCGTATCCGAGCATTCCTGGATGGGCGGAGAATTGGGCGCGAAGAAATCGATGCGGAATGACCCCCGTCGATGCAGCGGTGGCGGTGGATGTCACCCGTCGCGTATACACGCACTGTGCTGACGACGCGGCGGTGGTGCTCTATACCGTTCAGGGAGGAGGGCATCAATGGCCCGGTGGTAAACCGATGCCGACCTGGATGGTGGGCCCTGCAAGCGACGCCATTGACGCCACGACTCAGATGTGGGCGTTCTTCGGCGAGCATCGACTTCGCGAGGCGCCGAAAGCGGCGTGGCGCAAGTGA
- a CDS encoding BTAD domain-containing putative transcriptional regulator, with protein sequence MWTKLNTGNAVSSTAKSMGATILTTLGSIALVAPDGRELRAVLQQPKRFALLVHLALAQPGGFVRRERMLAMFWPESDESHARDALNSSVRFLRRELGDEAIVSRGDSELGVSAEHIECDAVQLLAAFAEQRHHDAVSWHGGPLLDGFHISGAAGFSDWLDSERVRLRDIGATSSRRYAEVLAKSGDADGAARHFRIAADLAPYDEGATRRLVEFLAEVGDRAGALHELAKLTERLANEFDASPSPDTRLLLERVRHALAARDSRTSGN encoded by the coding sequence GTGTGGACGAAGCTCAACACCGGCAACGCGGTTTCCTCAACGGCGAAGTCTATGGGCGCTACGATTCTCACCACGCTCGGTAGCATCGCGCTCGTCGCGCCTGATGGCCGCGAACTGCGCGCTGTGCTGCAGCAGCCAAAACGATTCGCACTGCTCGTGCATTTGGCGCTCGCGCAGCCCGGCGGATTCGTTCGCCGTGAACGCATGCTCGCCATGTTTTGGCCGGAGAGCGACGAATCGCATGCACGCGACGCCCTCAACTCCTCCGTGCGCTTTCTGCGGCGCGAGTTGGGCGACGAAGCGATCGTAAGTCGTGGTGACAGTGAGCTCGGCGTATCGGCTGAACACATCGAGTGCGATGCGGTGCAACTCTTGGCGGCGTTCGCCGAGCAGCGCCACCACGACGCGGTCTCATGGCACGGTGGTCCATTGCTCGACGGGTTTCACATCTCAGGGGCGGCCGGCTTTTCTGACTGGCTCGATAGCGAACGCGTGCGGCTCCGCGACATAGGGGCCACGAGCTCGAGGCGCTACGCAGAAGTACTGGCCAAGTCTGGCGACGCCGATGGTGCCGCGCGTCACTTCCGGATCGCCGCCGATCTGGCCCCCTACGACGAGGGGGCCACGCGCCGGCTCGTGGAGTTCTTGGCGGAAGTGGGCGATCGAGCCGGCGCGCTTCACGAACTTGCAAAGCTCACGGAGCGGCTCGCGAACGAGTTCGATGCGAGCCCGTCGCCGGACACGCGTCTGTTGCTCGAGCGGGTCCGCCACGCGCTGGCGGCGCGTGATTCCCGTACGAGCGGGAACTGA
- a CDS encoding polysaccharide deacetylase, protein MRTRLPSLVLRSTLAACIAPIVLSAQQAPPQPGTKWTDEQLLKAVAPTRAGRKLTPKVWPNGARVAVCLTFDVDNESYLLAAGQTSPTTLSAADFGAQEGLPRILALLDKYQLPSSFFIPAVSALLHPEQIPSIMKSGRHEIGVHGWIHEFPPSTGSAAEEERLLNKAIDYLTTATGKRPVGYRAPAWAFSENTLGLVRKSGFLYDSSLQDMDEPFEIVSNGEATGIVELGIDWTLTETPYLGRGGTLPQPEQLFKVYRDEFDGAYAQGTTFILTLHPHVTGHRAPMKALEELIMYMKSKPGVWFATTEQVARYVKQQASMK, encoded by the coding sequence ATGCGCACTCGACTCCCGTCGCTCGTCCTCCGCTCCACGCTCGCGGCGTGCATTGCGCCAATCGTGCTCTCGGCGCAACAGGCGCCGCCGCAGCCCGGCACGAAGTGGACGGACGAGCAGCTGCTCAAGGCGGTCGCGCCGACGCGCGCCGGCCGCAAACTCACACCCAAGGTGTGGCCGAACGGCGCGCGCGTCGCCGTCTGCCTGACCTTCGACGTGGACAACGAGAGCTACCTGCTCGCCGCGGGCCAGACGTCGCCGACGACACTCTCCGCCGCCGATTTCGGTGCGCAGGAAGGACTGCCGCGGATCCTCGCCTTGCTCGACAAGTACCAGCTCCCGTCGTCGTTCTTCATCCCAGCCGTGAGCGCGCTGCTCCACCCAGAGCAGATCCCGTCCATTATGAAGTCGGGACGCCACGAGATCGGCGTGCATGGGTGGATCCACGAGTTCCCGCCCTCCACGGGCAGCGCGGCGGAGGAGGAGCGGCTGCTCAACAAGGCGATCGATTACCTGACGACGGCGACGGGCAAGCGCCCGGTCGGCTACCGCGCGCCGGCGTGGGCATTCAGCGAGAACACGCTCGGCCTCGTCCGGAAATCCGGCTTCCTTTACGACAGCAGCCTGCAGGACATGGACGAACCATTCGAGATCGTCTCGAACGGCGAGGCCACTGGGATCGTGGAACTCGGCATCGACTGGACGCTCACGGAGACGCCGTATCTCGGGCGCGGCGGCACGCTCCCGCAGCCGGAACAGCTGTTCAAAGTGTATCGCGACGAGTTCGACGGCGCGTACGCACAGGGCACAACGTTCATCCTCACGTTGCACCCGCACGTCACGGGGCATCGCGCGCCGATGAAGGCGCTCGAAGAACTCATCATGTACATGAAATCGAAGCCGGGCGTCTGGTTCGCGACTACGGAGCAGGTCGCGCGCTACGTGAAGCAGCAGGCCTCGATGAAGTGA
- a CDS encoding BrnA antitoxin family protein produces the protein MPKRPKFVNTAKEGRADLARLRRVTDAEIARTAPAELPLLPDNFWKHAKVVVPTTKEAISFRVDADVLEWFRSGGPRYQSRMNAVLRTFVEEMARSTRPRRPRKSA, from the coding sequence ATGCCAAAGCGACCGAAGTTCGTTAACACCGCGAAAGAAGGCCGCGCGGACCTCGCGCGCCTGCGCCGCGTGACCGACGCCGAGATCGCGCGCACCGCGCCGGCAGAGTTGCCGTTGCTCCCAGACAATTTCTGGAAGCACGCGAAAGTCGTGGTGCCGACAACGAAGGAAGCAATCTCCTTTCGTGTGGACGCCGACGTCCTCGAGTGGTTTCGCTCTGGCGGGCCGCGCTACCAATCACGCATGAACGCGGTGTTGCGGACGTTTGTCGAGGAGATGGCGCGGTCGACGCGACCGCGGCGGCCGCGCAAATCGGCCTAA
- a CDS encoding helix-turn-helix transcriptional regulator produces MDTKKRKRLEAGGWAVGDAADFLMLTPTEAALVEMRLALSKSLRERRLAGGLTQTRLAKQLGSSQSRVAKLEAGDPSVSLELLIRALLSVGASRKDVAHALGRRVA; encoded by the coding sequence ATGGACACCAAGAAGCGGAAGCGGCTCGAGGCTGGCGGCTGGGCCGTGGGCGACGCGGCGGATTTCCTGATGCTCACGCCGACGGAGGCGGCCCTCGTGGAGATGCGGCTCGCGCTCAGCAAGTCCCTGCGCGAACGGCGCCTCGCGGGCGGTCTCACCCAGACCCGCCTGGCGAAGCAGCTGGGGTCGAGCCAATCCCGCGTGGCCAAGCTGGAAGCGGGCGATCCGAGTGTCTCGCTCGAACTGCTGATCCGGGCACTGCTCTCGGTTGGAGCGAGCCGGAAGGACGTGGCGCACGCTCTCGGTCGCCGCGTGGCGTGA
- a CDS encoding metal-binding protein yields the protein MTAKQYTLIGPDGTDVLSMVPGTLGGNRRRKIYGRLGCRSAVGSLPTGYAKHRVFFADEATAIAAGYRPCGTCMQAEYGTWVEEAMRSERL from the coding sequence ATGACCGCAAAACAATACACACTGATCGGCCCAGACGGAACGGACGTGCTGAGTATGGTACCGGGCACTCTTGGCGGGAACCGCCGGCGGAAGATTTATGGGCGTCTCGGCTGCCGGAGCGCGGTCGGCTCGCTACCCACCGGATATGCGAAGCATCGGGTCTTCTTCGCAGACGAGGCGACGGCCATCGCGGCCGGCTATCGACCGTGTGGCACATGCATGCAGGCGGAGTACGGCACCTGGGTTGAAGAAGCCATGCGCTCGGAGCGCCTGTAG
- a CDS encoding isoprenylcysteine carboxylmethyltransferase family protein → MFLRATVACLVLPGTVAFWIPLFLLRPSRLASSFSPTAIAAVALGSAMLVWCVWDFYVRGRGTLAPWDPPQALVRDGIYKYSRNPMYVGVLAIVVGWAIGFRSSTLAFYAVCLAAAFHLRIVFAEEPLLARTHGAAWVEYRDRVPRWFFGRRRTTG, encoded by the coding sequence TTGTTCCTTCGCGCGACGGTCGCCTGCCTCGTACTCCCCGGCACAGTGGCGTTTTGGATTCCATTGTTTCTGCTGCGCCCGAGTCGATTAGCATCGTCGTTTTCGCCCACGGCCATCGCTGCTGTCGCGCTCGGCAGTGCCATGCTGGTGTGGTGCGTCTGGGACTTCTATGTAAGGGGACGGGGGACGCTCGCTCCGTGGGACCCGCCGCAAGCCTTGGTGCGCGACGGAATCTACAAGTACTCTCGCAATCCGATGTACGTCGGCGTGTTGGCAATCGTCGTCGGATGGGCGATAGGGTTCCGGTCCTCCACGCTTGCGTTCTATGCCGTGTGCCTCGCCGCGGCGTTTCACCTGCGGATCGTGTTCGCCGAAGAGCCGCTCTTGGCGCGCACACACGGTGCGGCGTGGGTCGAGTATCGCGATCGTGTCCCTCGATGGTTTTTCGGGCGCCGCCGTACCACTGGCTAA
- a CDS encoding type II toxin-antitoxin system RelE/ParE family toxin has protein sequence MASTDKPLVWLRGEVKTPPFSAAARLEAGALLRRLQHGEKIGMPHARPMPSIAARCHELRIVDAGRTWRLIYRLDADAVVIADVFQKTTQQTPARVLADCSRRLKLYDRLTQED, from the coding sequence ATGGCGTCGACCGACAAACCGCTCGTCTGGCTCCGAGGCGAGGTGAAAACGCCCCCTTTTTCTGCCGCGGCGCGGCTGGAGGCCGGCGCCTTGCTGCGTCGGCTGCAGCATGGGGAAAAGATCGGCATGCCCCACGCACGGCCGATGCCGTCGATCGCCGCACGCTGCCACGAGCTACGGATTGTCGACGCCGGACGCACGTGGCGGTTGATCTACCGTCTGGACGCCGACGCCGTTGTGATTGCCGACGTGTTCCAGAAGACCACGCAACAGACGCCAGCTCGCGTGCTCGCGGACTGCTCACGACGCTTGAAGCTGTATGATCGACTGACTCAGGAGGATTGA
- a CDS encoding NAD(P)H-binding protein, translating into MSNASPGLQMASLRLLVVGASQGTGALAVSAALARGHQVTAFSRSPQKLTIEHASLTRRAGSFHDAAAVDAAVVGHDAVIITAHSSLAGFKENPTYVSSGIALVIEAMKRHGVPRLVVVSALGSGESRVLLGWFIRTMLKDGLLKLPSQEHERKEALTRASGLEWVIARPGRLTNGPARGRYVKRAEISPVPGSISRADVADFLVTAADSDAWLGKAVQIGG; encoded by the coding sequence ATGTCTAACGCCTCACCCGGACTACAGATGGCCTCCCTCCGCCTGCTCGTGGTTGGTGCCTCCCAGGGCACCGGTGCGCTCGCGGTCTCGGCCGCCTTGGCACGCGGCCACCAAGTCACCGCGTTCTCACGCAGCCCCCAGAAGCTCACGATCGAGCATGCGTCGCTCACGAGGCGAGCGGGGAGCTTTCACGATGCCGCCGCCGTGGATGCCGCGGTGGTGGGGCACGACGCCGTAATCATCACCGCCCATTCGTCGCTCGCGGGGTTCAAGGAGAACCCGACCTACGTCTCGTCGGGCATCGCGCTCGTGATCGAGGCGATGAAGCGCCACGGGGTGCCGCGGTTGGTCGTGGTCAGCGCACTCGGCTCAGGTGAGAGCCGCGTGCTCCTTGGCTGGTTCATCCGGACCATGCTGAAGGACGGCCTCCTCAAACTGCCGTCGCAGGAGCACGAACGGAAGGAGGCCCTGACGCGGGCGTCCGGCTTAGAGTGGGTCATCGCGCGCCCCGGTCGCCTCACGAATGGGCCGGCGCGCGGCCGCTACGTCAAGCGGGCGGAGATCTCCCCCGTCCCCGGCTCAATCTCCCGGGCGGACGTGGCGGATTTCCTGGTCACCGCCGCGGACTCGGACGCCTGGTTGGGCAAGGCGGTGCAGATCGGCGGATGA
- a CDS encoding HigA family addiction module antitoxin, which yields MTTNEVRPVSIPNTRSLMRRPIHPGEILREDFLPDYGLTVVALAEAAGVSRQSMNELLRERRAVSPEMALRLAKLFGNSPEFWLNLQRGVDLWDAAQGLKAEMAHIKPLQVA from the coding sequence ATTACCACTAACGAGGTTCGACCTGTGAGCATTCCCAACACGCGATCGCTGATGCGTCGGCCGATTCATCCCGGTGAAATCCTCCGGGAAGATTTTCTGCCGGACTACGGACTGACGGTTGTCGCGCTGGCGGAAGCCGCCGGCGTGTCGAGGCAGTCCATGAACGAGCTACTGCGCGAGCGCCGCGCGGTCAGCCCAGAGATGGCGCTGCGCCTAGCGAAACTCTTCGGCAATTCCCCGGAGTTCTGGCTGAACCTGCAGAGGGGAGTCGATCTGTGGGACGCCGCTCAAGGACTCAAGGCCGAGATGGCCCACATCAAGCCGCTCCAGGTCGCCTAA